One part of the Sphingopyxis sp. TUF1 genome encodes these proteins:
- the ilvC gene encoding ketol-acid reductoisomerase, giving the protein MQVYYDRDADQDLIKGKKVAVVGYGSQGHAHAQNMRDSGVKEVAIALRPGSATAKKAEAAGFRVMTNKEAAEWADVIMIAAPDEHQAKIYADDIGPNMKPGAALAFAHGLNIHFGLIEARPDIDVFMVAPKGPGHTVRSEYQKGGGVPCLIAVAQEAQGAAASGNGYAKALALSYASAVGGGRSGIIETTFKEECETDLFGEQAVLCGGITHLIQAGFETLVEAGYAPEMAYFECLHETKLIVDLLYEGGIANMRYSISNTAEYGDIKTGPRIITEETKKEMKRVLQDIQSGRFVKDFVLDNQAGQPELKASRKAAAAHPIEKVGGELRAMMPWIAKNQLVDKSKN; this is encoded by the coding sequence ATGCAGGTTTATTACGATCGCGACGCCGACCAGGATCTGATCAAGGGCAAGAAGGTCGCCGTCGTCGGCTATGGCAGCCAGGGCCACGCCCACGCGCAGAATATGCGCGACAGCGGCGTGAAAGAGGTCGCGATCGCGCTCCGCCCCGGTTCGGCCACCGCCAAAAAGGCCGAAGCCGCAGGTTTCAGGGTCATGACGAACAAGGAAGCCGCCGAATGGGCCGACGTCATCATGATCGCCGCCCCCGACGAGCATCAGGCGAAAATCTATGCTGACGACATCGGCCCGAACATGAAGCCCGGCGCCGCGCTCGCCTTTGCCCACGGCCTCAACATCCACTTCGGCCTGATCGAAGCCCGCCCCGACATCGACGTCTTCATGGTCGCGCCCAAGGGCCCCGGCCACACGGTGCGCAGCGAATATCAGAAGGGCGGCGGCGTCCCCTGCCTGATCGCGGTCGCACAGGAAGCCCAAGGTGCGGCGGCCTCGGGCAACGGCTATGCCAAGGCGCTCGCCCTCAGTTACGCCTCGGCGGTCGGCGGCGGCCGCAGCGGCATCATCGAGACGACCTTCAAGGAAGAGTGCGAAACCGACCTCTTCGGCGAACAGGCGGTGCTGTGCGGCGGCATCACCCATCTGATCCAGGCGGGTTTTGAGACCTTGGTCGAGGCGGGCTACGCCCCCGAAATGGCCTATTTTGAATGCCTCCACGAAACCAAGCTGATCGTCGACCTCCTCTATGAAGGCGGCATCGCCAACATGCGCTATTCGATTTCGAACACCGCCGAATATGGCGACATCAAGACGGGTCCGCGCATCATCACCGAGGAAACCAAGAAGGAAATGAAGCGTGTCCTCCAGGACATCCAGTCGGGCCGCTTCGTCAAGGATTTCGTGCTCGACAACCAGGCCGGCCAGCCTGAATTGAAGGCCAGTCGCAAGGCGGCCGCCGCGCACCCGATCGAAAAGGTCGGCGGCGAACTGCGCGCGATGATGCCGTGGATCGCCAAGAACCAGCTGGTGGACAAGTCGAAGAATTAA
- the ilvN gene encoding acetolactate synthase small subunit, whose protein sequence is MKIKTEAGERHVLAVTVDNESGILAKITGMFSARGYNIESLTVADISADHALSRITIVTSGPPAVIDQIIAQLERLVPVHSVTDLMDQGAHVEREIALVKVAGTGDKRIEALRMADVFRAKVVDTTLTSFIFEITGTSDKVDRFIALMRECGLVEVGRTGVVAIARGPEAL, encoded by the coding sequence AAATCAAAACCGAAGCCGGCGAGCGTCATGTGCTCGCAGTCACGGTCGATAACGAGTCCGGTATTCTCGCAAAGATCACCGGCATGTTCTCAGCCCGCGGCTATAATATCGAGAGCCTGACCGTCGCCGACATCAGCGCCGATCATGCGCTGTCGCGCATCACCATCGTCACGAGCGGCCCGCCAGCGGTGATCGACCAGATCATCGCGCAGCTCGAACGGCTAGTGCCCGTGCACAGCGTCACCGACCTCATGGATCAAGGCGCGCATGTCGAGCGCGAGATCGCGCTGGTAAAGGTCGCGGGCACTGGTGACAAAAGGATCGAGGCGCTGCGCATGGCCGACGTGTTCCGCGCCAAGGTCGTCGATACCACGCTGACGAGCTTCATCTTCGAAATCACCGGGACGAGCGACAAGGTCGACCGCTTCATCGCCTTGATGCGCGAATGCGGGTTGGTCGAGGTCGGCCGCACCGGCGTCGTCGCCATCGCCCGCGGGCCGGAGGCGCTCTGA